One Paracoccaceae bacterium genomic region harbors:
- a CDS encoding AI-2E family transporter, which yields MALPMQEQAKYWAIAAAVFLALMWFLGDVILPFVAGGAVAYLLDPVADRLARLGMGRAAATAVISLAALLIAVTLVLAVIPTLFNQLTQLVNAAPEIFRRLHDFTLERFPELADDTSTARQTLVQIGETIRAKGGELAQAVLGSAMGVINAVVFIVVVPVVSFYLLMDWDRMLARLDAMLPRDHAPVIRRLAAEVDAVLAAFVRGQLSVCVIMGAFYAVALMLAGLQFGLVVGAIAGAITFIPYVGALVGGTLAIGLALFQFWGDWVSIGIVVGIFMAGQFLEGNIITPRIVGDSVGLHPVWLLFALSVFGSLFGFLGMLVAVPVAAAIGVLTRFGIAQYQSSLLYRGAEARVEMPPPPEPPDRERA from the coding sequence ATGGCGCTGCCGATGCAGGAACAGGCGAAATACTGGGCCATCGCGGCGGCGGTGTTCCTGGCGCTGATGTGGTTTCTGGGCGACGTGATCCTGCCCTTCGTGGCGGGCGGCGCGGTGGCCTATCTGCTGGACCCGGTGGCCGACCGGCTGGCGCGGCTGGGCATGGGGCGGGCGGCGGCGACGGCGGTGATCAGCCTGGCCGCGCTGCTGATCGCGGTGACGCTGGTGCTGGCGGTGATTCCGACGCTGTTCAACCAGTTGACGCAGCTGGTGAACGCGGCGCCCGAGATCTTCCGCCGGCTGCACGACTTCACGCTGGAGCGGTTTCCCGAACTGGCCGACGACACCTCGACCGCGCGGCAGACGCTGGTGCAGATCGGCGAGACGATCCGCGCCAAGGGCGGGGAACTGGCCCAGGCGGTGCTGGGCTCGGCCATGGGGGTGATCAACGCGGTGGTGTTCATCGTGGTGGTGCCGGTGGTCAGCTTCTACCTGCTGATGGACTGGGACCGGATGCTGGCGCGGCTTGACGCGATGCTGCCGCGCGACCATGCGCCGGTGATCCGGCGGCTGGCGGCCGAGGTGGATGCGGTGCTGGCGGCCTTCGTGCGCGGGCAGCTGAGCGTCTGCGTGATCATGGGGGCCTTCTATGCCGTGGCGCTGATGCTGGCGGGGCTGCAGTTCGGGCTGGTGGTGGGGGCGATCGCCGGGGCGATCACCTTCATTCCCTATGTCGGCGCGCTGGTCGGCGGGACGCTGGCCATCGGGCTGGCGCTGTTCCAGTTCTGGGGCGACTGGGTGTCGATCGGCATCGTGGTGGGCATCTTCATGGCGGGCCAGTTCCTGGAGGGCAACATCATCACCCCGCGCATCGTGGGCGACAGCGTGGGGCTGCATCCGGTGTGGCTTCTGTTCGCGCTGTCGGTGTTCGGTTCGCTGTTCGGGTTCCTGGGGATGCTGGTGGCGGTGCCGGTGGCGGCGGCGATCGGCGTGCTGACGCGGTTCGGCATCGCACAGTACCAGTCGAGCCTGCTGTACCGGGGCGCCGAGGCGCGGGTCGAGATGCCGCCGCCGCCCGAGCCCCCCGATCGCGAGCGGGCATGA
- a CDS encoding proline--tRNA ligase encodes MRLSRYFLPVLKENPAEAQIVSHRYMLRAGMIKQQAAGIYSWLPLGFRVLRRIEEIVHQEQMRAGHIPLLMPTLQPADLWRESGRYDDYGQEMLRITDRQKRELLYGPTNEEMITDIFRSHVGSYKDLPLTLYHIQWKFRDEMRPRFGVMRGREFLMKDGYNFDVDRDAALHAYNRHMVSYLRTYERMGLTAIPMRAASGPIGGDNTHEFLVLASTGESEVFYDSAVTDLKLGQRQVDFDDRTQVEAICKEFTALYARTDETHDPALFDQIPAERRKVGRGIEVGQIFYFGTKYSAAMGATVVTADGNRVPVEMGSHGIGVSRLLGAIIEASHDDRGIIWPEGVTPFPVGIVNLKQGDAATDTACGNIYNLLMDRGLEPLYDDRDERAGAKFATMDLIGLPWRITVGPRGLAAGKVELVSRRTGATEEMSAEAAVARIAEIYAGR; translated from the coding sequence ATGCGTCTTTCCCGCTACTTCCTGCCCGTTCTCAAGGAAAATCCCGCCGAGGCGCAGATCGTCTCGCACCGCTACATGTTGCGGGCGGGCATGATCAAGCAGCAGGCCGCCGGCATCTATTCCTGGCTGCCGCTGGGCTTCCGCGTGCTGCGCCGGATCGAGGAGATCGTGCATCAGGAACAGATGCGGGCGGGCCATATCCCGCTTCTGATGCCGACCCTGCAACCAGCCGATCTGTGGCGGGAATCAGGACGTTACGACGACTACGGGCAAGAGATGCTGCGCATCACCGACCGCCAGAAGCGCGAGCTGCTCTATGGTCCCACGAATGAGGAGATGATCACCGACATCTTCCGGTCGCATGTCGGCAGCTACAAGGATCTGCCGCTGACGCTCTACCACATCCAGTGGAAGTTCCGCGACGAGATGCGGCCCCGCTTCGGGGTCATGCGGGGGCGCGAGTTCCTGATGAAGGACGGCTACAACTTCGACGTCGACCGCGACGCCGCCCTGCACGCCTACAACCGCCACATGGTCAGCTACCTGCGCACCTACGAACGCATGGGCCTGACCGCGATCCCGATGCGCGCCGCCTCGGGGCCCATCGGCGGGGACAATACCCATGAATTTCTTGTGCTTGCGAGCACCGGGGAATCCGAGGTGTTCTACGACTCGGCGGTCACCGACCTGAAACTCGGGCAGCGCCAGGTCGATTTCGACGACCGCACGCAGGTCGAGGCGATCTGCAAGGAATTCACCGCACTCTATGCCCGGACCGACGAGACCCACGATCCGGCGCTGTTCGACCAGATCCCGGCGGAACGCCGCAAGGTCGGACGCGGGATCGAGGTGGGGCAGATCTTCTATTTCGGCACGAAGTACTCGGCCGCGATGGGGGCGACGGTGGTCACCGCCGACGGCAACCGCGTGCCGGTCGAGATGGGAAGCCACGGGATCGGCGTGTCGCGCCTGCTGGGCGCGATCATCGAGGCCAGCCACGACGACCGCGGGATCATCTGGCCCGAGGGCGTGACCCCCTTTCCGGTGGGCATCGTCAACCTGAAGCAGGGAGACGCGGCCACCGACACCGCATGCGGCAACATATACAACTTGTTGATGGATCGCGGCCTTGAGCCACTATATGATGACAGGGATGAGCGTGCGGGCGCCAAATTCGCCACGATGGACCTGATCGGGCTGCCCTGGCGCATCACCGTGGGGCCGCGCGGGCTGGCCGCGGGCAAGGTCGAGCTTGTCTCGCGCCGCACCGGCGCCACCGAGGAGATGAGCGCCGAGGCCGCCGTCGCCCGCATCGCCGAAATCTACGCCGGGCGCTGA
- a CDS encoding chromosomal replication initiator DnaA, whose translation MTRQLALDLPLRTALGRADFFVAPSNAVALAAVEGWRGWPGGRMLITGAAGAGKTHLAQVWRGLVPQGAAVVAGAALAGADVPGLAAAGAVLVEDAEGVAGPGEAALFHLHNMLGEAGGHLLLTARTGVAGWGLTLPDLASRMQAIPVVRIDPPCDALLSAVLVKLFADRQVAVPPAVIAHLAARMERSLSTAADLVARADALALARGGAVTLAVARLALAEG comes from the coding sequence ATGACGCGGCAGCTGGCCCTGGACCTTCCCCTGCGCACGGCGCTGGGGCGGGCGGATTTCTTCGTGGCGCCGTCGAACGCGGTGGCGCTGGCGGCGGTCGAGGGGTGGCGCGGCTGGCCGGGGGGGCGGATGCTGATCACCGGGGCGGCGGGCGCGGGCAAGACGCATCTGGCGCAGGTGTGGCGCGGGCTGGTGCCGCAGGGCGCGGCGGTGGTGGCGGGCGCGGCGCTGGCCGGGGCGGACGTGCCGGGCCTGGCGGCGGCGGGGGCGGTGCTGGTCGAGGATGCCGAGGGCGTGGCGGGGCCCGGCGAGGCGGCGCTGTTCCACCTGCACAACATGCTGGGCGAGGCGGGGGGGCATCTGCTGCTGACGGCGCGGACCGGGGTTGCGGGCTGGGGCCTGACGCTGCCTGACCTTGCCAGCCGGATGCAGGCGATTCCGGTGGTGCGGATCGATCCGCCCTGCGACGCGCTGCTGTCGGCAGTGCTGGTGAAGCTGTTCGCCGACCGGCAGGTGGCGGTGCCGCCCGCGGTGATCGCGCATCTGGCGGCGCGGATGGAGCGCAGCCTGTCGACGGCGGCCGACCTGGTGGCGCGGGCCGATGCGCTGGCGCTGGCGCGGGGCGGGGCGGTGACGCTGGCGGTGGCGCGACTGGCGCTGGCCGAGGGCTAG
- a CDS encoding DUF1194 domain-containing protein, translating into MRAALLALCLASPAAATEVDVELVLLADTTGSIDHTELMFQRQGYADAITDPRVLTAIANTLTGRIAVTYVEMGGADSQAVVVPWTLIEGEDSARAFAAALLPQPRLAYGRNGFGAALLKGKELIETNGFQGLRQVIDFSADSTWNRTGIAIAPARAEVLAAGITINGLAVLCLMCQASLGPRDLVAEFEAEIIGGPGAFVVAAETADGFTDAVRRKLILEISGTMPDTRVASAGQP; encoded by the coding sequence ATCCGCGCCGCCCTGCTTGCCCTTTGCCTGGCTTCCCCTGCCGCGGCGACCGAGGTCGATGTGGAACTCGTGCTTCTGGCCGATACCACGGGATCGATCGACCACACCGAACTGATGTTCCAGCGGCAGGGCTATGCCGATGCGATCACCGACCCGCGGGTGCTGACCGCAATCGCGAACACGCTGACCGGCCGTATCGCCGTGACCTATGTCGAGATGGGGGGCGCCGACAGCCAGGCGGTGGTGGTGCCCTGGACACTGATCGAGGGCGAGGACAGCGCGCGCGCCTTTGCCGCAGCGCTTCTGCCGCAGCCCCGGCTTGCCTACGGCCGGAACGGGTTCGGCGCGGCGCTGCTGAAGGGCAAGGAACTGATCGAGACCAACGGGTTCCAGGGGCTGCGCCAGGTGATCGATTTTTCCGCGGACAGCACATGGAACCGCACCGGCATCGCGATCGCGCCCGCGCGGGCCGAGGTTCTGGCGGCGGGCATCACGATCAACGGCCTCGCCGTGCTGTGCCTGATGTGTCAGGCGAGCCTCGGGCCGCGCGACCTCGTCGCGGAATTCGAGGCCGAGATCATCGGGGGGCCGGGCGCATTCGTGGTTGCGGCCGAGACGGCCGACGGCTTCACCGACGCGGTGCGCCGCAAGCTGATCCTGGAAATCTCGGGCACCATGCCCGACACGCGGGTCGCCTCGGCCGGTCAGCCCTGA
- a CDS encoding c-type cytochrome codes for MQPLTIIAALGLAAAVAACMPVKPAIPTGSEDYATYCAACHGATGRGDGPGAAGLTRRPADLTRISARNGGSFPATRVMAKIWGYTGGRDGGAVMPAFGPLLDGDLVPYDGGDGIATPTPVRLVQIAEYLRGIQG; via the coding sequence ATGCAGCCCCTGACGATCATCGCCGCGCTTGGCCTTGCCGCCGCCGTGGCGGCCTGCATGCCCGTGAAGCCCGCCATTCCGACCGGGTCCGAGGACTATGCGACCTACTGCGCAGCATGCCACGGCGCCACCGGACGCGGCGATGGGCCGGGGGCAGCGGGCCTGACACGGCGGCCCGCCGACCTGACACGGATATCCGCGCGCAACGGCGGCAGCTTTCCGGCGACGCGGGTGATGGCCAAGATCTGGGGCTATACCGGCGGGCGCGACGGCGGGGCGGTGATGCCCGCGTTCGGACCGCTGCTGGACGGCGATCTGGTGCCCTACGACGGCGGCGACGGCATCGCCACGCCCACACCCGTCCGGCTGGTGCAGATCGCGGAATACCTGCGCGGCATTCAGGGCTGA
- a CDS encoding pentapeptide repeat-containing protein, with translation MPKDDPPRDLADWLGLARPPHWTRSRLLGGLAGVLLVVLVVFLLGAALWLIASALRASAGSVPGATLGAGGLIVALLGAPFLIWNTAIRQTTLNFQREGHMTDRISKAVEQLGAEKTVKLRRRDKDGTEITVEESRPNIEVRIGAILSLERIAQDSTRHDRGRDHVRVMEILCAYVRENAPASGAEDFPLPEWEPLEDDVTEAERETYLEKRQERFGQSFDSMARAWAGSLEEPRADVRQALRVIGRRDAGQRQAEARWGADADPRAEWIFDTPPPQPPESAGEAAIPWAEMDAWKVRLAAWKERADGFAGYRPDLRHTDLQGADLSGLVLSGAKLKGARLEGANLEKARLEGAELWQARLEGASLGGARLEGANLGQARLEGANLASVQMQGAYLRGVQMEGAFLGTARMEGANLEKARMEGAYLWHARLQGANLGAARIEGADLTLARMEGSNLRQARMEGADLGDARLRGAVLREVDLSSVTILRRQVASAFGDASVILPGGTVRPAHWPERELDWQDFDTEYRRWLADPAAYRPPPPP, from the coding sequence ATGCCAAAGGACGACCCCCCGCGCGATCTTGCCGACTGGCTGGGCCTGGCCCGGCCCCCGCACTGGACGCGGTCGCGCCTGCTGGGCGGGCTGGCGGGTGTGCTGCTGGTGGTGCTGGTCGTCTTTCTGCTGGGGGCGGCGCTGTGGCTGATCGCCTCGGCCCTGAGGGCGAGCGCGGGGTCGGTGCCGGGGGCCACGCTGGGCGCGGGCGGGCTGATCGTGGCCCTGCTGGGCGCGCCCTTCCTGATCTGGAACACGGCGATCCGGCAGACCACGCTGAACTTTCAGCGTGAGGGGCACATGACCGACCGCATTTCCAAGGCGGTGGAGCAACTGGGTGCGGAAAAGACGGTCAAGCTGCGCCGCAGGGATAAGGACGGAACGGAGATCACGGTCGAGGAAAGCAGGCCCAACATCGAGGTGCGGATCGGGGCCATCCTGTCGCTGGAACGCATCGCGCAGGACAGCACGCGGCATGACCGGGGGCGGGATCATGTGCGGGTGATGGAAATCCTCTGCGCCTATGTGCGGGAGAATGCGCCTGCAAGCGGGGCGGAGGACTTTCCCTTGCCTGAGTGGGAGCCGCTCGAGGACGATGTGACCGAGGCGGAGCGGGAGACGTATCTGGAGAAGCGGCAAGAGCGGTTTGGACAGAGCTTCGATTCCATGGCGCGGGCATGGGCGGGTTCGCTGGAAGAGCCGCGCGCCGACGTCAGGCAGGCGCTGCGGGTGATCGGGCGGCGCGATGCCGGACAGCGGCAGGCCGAGGCGCGATGGGGCGCGGATGCTGACCCGCGCGCCGAATGGATCTTCGACACACCGCCCCCCCAACCGCCCGAGTCTGCGGGCGAGGCGGCGATCCCTTGGGCAGAGATGGACGCCTGGAAGGTCCGTCTGGCTGCGTGGAAGGAACGTGCCGACGGTTTCGCGGGCTACCGCCCCGACCTGCGGCACACCGATTTGCAAGGCGCCGACCTGTCGGGTCTGGTCCTGTCCGGCGCCAAGCTGAAGGGCGCGCGGCTGGAGGGGGCGAACCTCGAGAAGGCGCGGCTGGAGGGGGCAGAACTGTGGCAAGCGCGGCTGGAGGGGGCGAGCCTCGGGGGGGCGCGGCTGGAGGGTGCGAACCTTGGGCAGGCGCGGCTGGAGGGTGCAAACCTTGCGTCCGTGCAGATGCAGGGCGCATATTTGCGCGGGGTGCAGATGGAGGGAGCATTCCTGGGGACTGCGCGTATGGAGGGGGCGAACCTTGAGAAAGCGCGGATGGAGGGTGCATACCTGTGGCACGCGCGGTTGCAGGGGGCAAACCTCGGGGCGGCGCGGATTGAGGGGGCAGACCTCACGCTGGCGCGGATGGAGGGTTCCAACCTCCGGCAGGCGCGGATGGAGGGTGCGGACCTCGGTGACGCCAGGCTTCGCGGTGCGGTGCTGCGGGAGGTTGATCTTTCGTCCGTCACGATTTTGCGCCGTCAGGTTGCGTCGGCCTTCGGCGATGCCAGCGTGATCCTGCCCGGCGGCACGGTGCGTCCGGCGCACTGGCCTGAGCGCGAACTCGACTGGCAGGACTTCGACACCGAATACCGCCGCTGGCTGGCCGACCCTGCCGCCTACCGTCCGCCCCCGCCCCCCTGA
- a CDS encoding ABC transporter ATP-binding protein — protein MNDPTLVLDGIEKGYNRGRHGEVMVLRGASLAIAPGEVVALVAPSGAGKSTLLHIAGLLDTPDAGRVRLTGQDMTGQPDRTRTAARRSLVGFVYQFHHLLPEFTALENVVLPQLANGTPATEARSRAEGLLSRVGLSERTGHRPAALSGGEQQRVAFCRALANAPRLLLADEPTGNLDPATSDQVFGTLMDLVRQTGLSALIATHNLDLAARMDRVVRLDAGRVS, from the coding sequence ATGAATGACCCGACGCTGGTTCTGGACGGTATCGAGAAAGGCTACAACCGGGGCCGCCATGGCGAGGTGATGGTGCTGCGCGGCGCGAGCCTGGCGATCGCCCCGGGCGAGGTCGTGGCCCTTGTCGCGCCATCGGGCGCCGGCAAGTCGACGCTGCTGCACATCGCCGGGCTGCTGGATACGCCCGATGCGGGCCGGGTGCGGCTGACCGGGCAGGACATGACGGGCCAGCCCGACCGGACCCGCACCGCGGCGCGGCGGTCTCTGGTGGGCTTCGTCTACCAGTTCCATCATCTTCTGCCCGAGTTCACGGCACTGGAAAACGTTGTGCTGCCGCAGCTTGCCAACGGAACCCCGGCGACCGAGGCGCGCAGCCGGGCGGAGGGCCTGCTGTCGCGCGTCGGACTGTCGGAGCGCACCGGGCACCGCCCCGCCGCGCTTTCGGGCGGAGAACAGCAGCGGGTGGCCTTCTGCCGGGCCCTGGCCAACGCGCCGCGCCTGCTGCTGGCGGACGAGCCGACCGGCAATCTCGATCCGGCCACCTCGGACCAGGTCTTCGGCACGCTGATGGATCTGGTCCGCCAGACCGGGCTTTCGGCGCTGATCGCGACCCACAACCTCGACCTTGCCGCGCGGATGGACCGAGTCGTGCGGCTGGACGCCGGCCGGGTGAGCTGA
- a CDS encoding lipoprotein-releasing ABC transporter permease subunit, translating to MIAWRYLRARRAEGGVSVMTWISLIGITLAVFALIATLAVRAGFRAEFVDTILGANAHMTVYSGAYTADDGRTIRGFADYDAVTDRLRSIPGVTRAAPLIKGQVMATAGGRNVGVEIYGMRAEDLAGVPRVASGPDQVGDLARYEDGIAIGSGVARELGVTVGDRIRLISPDGARTAFGSSPRVNAYDVVYVFTAGRWDIDRTRIYMPFDEAQSYLNREGFADEIEVMVENPDSIDGYAGAMMRAGGERTLLWSWRDSAGSFLRALDIEDNVMFVILSILVLIAAMNIVSGLIMLVKNKGRDIGILRTMGLTEGSILRVFFICGAFTGVLGTAMGVVLGCLFAIHIETVFAAVNWVAGGGVWDPSIRGIYDLPAKLLPGDVLSAVALSLGLSFVVTIFPARRAARMNPVEALRYE from the coding sequence ATGATCGCATGGCGCTACCTGCGGGCCCGGCGGGCCGAGGGCGGCGTCAGCGTAATGACCTGGATTTCGCTGATCGGCATCACCCTGGCGGTCTTTGCCCTGATCGCGACACTGGCGGTCCGGGCGGGGTTCCGCGCCGAGTTCGTCGATACGATCCTCGGCGCGAATGCCCACATGACCGTCTATTCCGGCGCCTACACCGCCGATGACGGCCGCACGATCCGGGGTTTTGCCGATTATGACGCGGTGACCGACCGCCTGAGGTCGATACCGGGCGTCACCCGCGCCGCACCGCTGATCAAGGGGCAGGTCATGGCGACGGCCGGCGGGCGCAACGTGGGGGTCGAGATCTATGGCATGCGCGCCGAAGACCTGGCGGGGGTGCCCCGTGTCGCCAGCGGCCCGGACCAGGTGGGCGACCTGGCGCGCTACGAGGACGGCATCGCCATCGGGTCGGGGGTGGCGCGGGAACTGGGCGTGACCGTGGGCGACCGCATCCGCCTGATCTCGCCCGACGGGGCGCGCACCGCCTTCGGGTCAAGCCCGCGGGTCAATGCCTATGACGTGGTCTATGTGTTCACCGCCGGCCGATGGGATATCGACCGCACCCGCATCTACATGCCCTTCGACGAGGCCCAGTCCTACCTGAACCGCGAGGGGTTTGCCGACGAGATCGAGGTGATGGTGGAAAACCCGGATTCCATAGATGGTTACGCGGGGGCAATGATGCGGGCGGGCGGCGAGCGGACATTGCTGTGGTCATGGCGCGACAGCGCGGGCAGCTTCCTGCGCGCGCTCGACATCGAGGACAACGTGATGTTCGTGATCCTGTCGATCCTGGTGCTGATCGCGGCAATGAACATCGTGTCGGGGCTGATCATGCTGGTCAAGAACAAGGGCCGCGACATCGGCATCCTGCGCACGATGGGGCTGACCGAGGGGTCGATCCTGCGGGTGTTCTTCATCTGCGGCGCCTTCACCGGCGTCCTTGGCACCGCCATGGGTGTTGTCCTTGGCTGCCTGTTCGCAATCCATATCGAGACGGTCTTTGCCGCGGTGAACTGGGTCGCGGGCGGGGGCGTGTGGGACCCGTCGATCCGGGGGATCTATGACCTGCCCGCCAAGCTTCTGCCGGGGGACGTGCTGTCGGCTGTCGCGCTGTCGCTGGGCCTGTCCTTCGTCGTCACGATCTTTCCCGCGCGCCGCGCCGCGCGGATGAACCCGGTCGAGGCGCTGCGGTATGAATGA
- a CDS encoding RNA degradosome polyphosphate kinase yields the protein MTQADFLNAPFPAPETLPEAETAGPRRFFNRELSWLAFNWRVLDEASNPAVPLLERMRFLSISATNLDEFYTVRVAGLMAMVRSGSGTLSEDGRSAAEQLDLINADARRLMGMQQTVLNRLKKAMEAEGIAILTRSKLTARDLKHLETHFLHKVFPVLSPLAIDPAHPFPFIPNTGFCLALELERAVDRRPLQALLPIPQQVARFVALPSKAGEHRFLPLEELLLLHLGILFPGYVDRGHCAFRVLRDSDLEVEDEAEDLVREFEVALKRRRRGEVIRLKMTAGAPATLRAMIMEELGVTEPEVVEVRGLLGMADLKELVLPARKDLLWPPFAPRVPERVQDHDGDMFAAIRQKDMLLHHPYETFDMVIRFLEQAARDPNVLAIKQTLYRTSWDSPVVSALCEAAEAGKSVTALVELKARFDEAANIRQSRRLERSGAHVVYGFIHYKTHAKISTVVRREGENLVTYTHYGTGNYHPITARIYTDLSFFTCDPALGRDATKVFNYLSGYAQPAGLENLAISPISLKARLLDLIAAEADHARAGRPAEIWLKLNSLIESEVIDALYAASQAGVRISCVVRGICGLRPGVQGLSENIRVKSVVGRFLEHSRIVCFGNGHGLPSKKARVFLSSADWMGRNLTRRVETLVETLNPTVKAQIVSQIMAANLADEAQSWVLSADGSYARELAARDGKLFNCHKFFMENPSLSGRGRAGAKDVPRLAHPRDESVPSD from the coding sequence ATGACCCAGGCCGATTTCCTGAACGCCCCCTTCCCCGCCCCCGAGACCCTGCCCGAGGCCGAAACCGCCGGTCCCAGGCGGTTCTTCAACCGCGAATTGTCCTGGCTTGCCTTCAACTGGCGTGTGCTGGACGAGGCGTCCAATCCGGCGGTGCCGCTGCTGGAACGGATGCGGTTCCTGTCGATCTCGGCCACCAACCTTGACGAGTTCTATACCGTCCGGGTGGCGGGTCTGATGGCCATGGTCCGGTCGGGATCGGGGACACTGTCGGAGGACGGGCGCAGCGCGGCGGAGCAGCTGGACCTGATCAACGCCGATGCGCGGCGGTTGATGGGGATGCAGCAGACCGTGCTGAACCGGCTGAAGAAGGCGATGGAGGCCGAGGGAATCGCGATCCTGACGCGGTCCAAGCTGACCGCGCGCGACCTGAAGCACCTGGAGACGCATTTCCTGCACAAGGTGTTTCCGGTGCTGTCGCCGCTGGCCATCGACCCGGCGCATCCCTTCCCGTTCATTCCCAACACCGGATTCTGCCTGGCGCTGGAGCTGGAACGCGCGGTCGACCGGCGGCCGCTGCAGGCGCTGCTGCCCATTCCGCAGCAGGTGGCGCGCTTTGTCGCGCTGCCCTCCAAGGCAGGCGAGCACCGGTTCCTGCCGCTGGAGGAACTGCTGCTGCTGCATCTGGGGATCCTGTTTCCGGGCTATGTCGACCGCGGGCATTGCGCGTTCCGGGTGCTGCGCGACAGCGACCTTGAGGTCGAGGACGAGGCCGAGGATCTGGTGCGCGAGTTCGAGGTGGCGCTGAAGCGCCGCCGCCGGGGCGAGGTGATCCGGCTGAAGATGACGGCGGGGGCGCCTGCCACGCTGCGAGCGATGATCATGGAGGAACTGGGCGTCACCGAACCCGAGGTGGTCGAGGTGCGCGGACTGCTGGGAATGGCCGACCTGAAGGAACTGGTGCTGCCCGCGCGGAAGGATCTGCTGTGGCCGCCCTTCGCGCCCAGGGTGCCCGAACGGGTGCAGGATCATGACGGCGACATGTTCGCAGCGATCCGGCAGAAGGACATGCTGCTGCACCATCCCTATGAGACCTTCGACATGGTCATCCGGTTTCTGGAACAGGCGGCGCGCGACCCGAACGTGCTGGCGATCAAGCAGACGCTGTATCGCACGAGCTGGGACAGCCCGGTGGTGTCGGCGCTGTGCGAGGCGGCCGAGGCGGGCAAGTCGGTGACCGCACTGGTGGAACTGAAGGCGCGGTTCGACGAGGCCGCGAACATCCGCCAGAGCCGGCGGCTGGAACGGTCGGGCGCGCATGTCGTCTATGGCTTCATCCACTACAAGACCCACGCCAAGATCAGCACCGTCGTCCGGCGCGAGGGCGAGAATCTGGTGACCTATACCCATTACGGCACCGGCAACTATCACCCGATCACCGCACGCATCTACACGGACCTGTCGTTCTTCACCTGCGACCCCGCACTGGGGCGCGATGCGACCAAGGTGTTCAACTACCTGTCGGGCTATGCGCAGCCCGCGGGGCTGGAGAATCTGGCGATCTCGCCGATCAGCCTGAAGGCGCGGCTGCTGGACCTGATTGCCGCCGAGGCCGACCATGCGCGGGCCGGGCGGCCCGCCGAGATCTGGCTGAAGCTGAACAGCCTGATCGAATCCGAGGTGATCGACGCGCTTTATGCGGCAAGCCAGGCGGGCGTGCGGATTTCCTGCGTGGTGCGGGGGATCTGCGGGCTGCGCCCGGGGGTGCAGGGGCTGTCCGAGAACATCCGGGTGAAATCGGTCGTGGGGCGGTTCCTGGAACACAGCCGGATCGTCTGTTTCGGCAATGGCCACGGCCTGCCGTCGAAGAAGGCGCGGGTCTTCCTGTCGTCGGCCGACTGGATGGGACGGAACCTGACACGGCGGGTGGAAACGCTGGTGGAAACGCTGAACCCCACCGTGAAGGCCCAGATCGTCAGTCAGATCATGGCAGCGAACCTGGCGGACGAGGCGCAGAGCTGGGTTCTGTCGGCCGATGGCAGCTATGCCCGCGAACTGGCGGCGCGGGATGGCAAGCTGTTCAACTGTCACAAGTTCTTCATGGAGAATCCGTCGCTTTCGGGGCGCGGCAGGGCCGGGGCCAAGGATGTGCCGCGCCTGGCGCATCCGCGCGACGAGAGCGTGCCTTCCGACTAA